DNA from Pelagicoccus enzymogenes:
GAGGTGCCTTTCCGCCGATGATCCGGTAGGCAGTTGGTGTTCAAACAAATACCCAAGATGGAAGACACCAACGGAAAGACAGTAAACGAGACGATAACAGCCGAGGGATCGGCATCAAGCGAAGTCGTGAAGATCGACTTCGGCAACCTAAAGAAGGATCTGGGCGGCTTCGTTCGTGGAACCGTCGAGGAGGCGATAAACGGTCTGCTCGACGCCGAGGCCGACCAAATCTGCAACGCGAAGCGCTACGAACGCAGCGACGAGCGTTCGGCTCATCGCAACGGCCACTACGAGCGCAAGCTGCATACGGGAGCTGGCGAAGTTAAGCTGAAGGTCCCCAAGCTTCGCGGAGCGAGCTTCGAGACCCAGATCATCGAACGCTACCGCAGACGCGAGTCCAGCGTGGAGGAATCGCTGGTCGAGATGTACTTGGCTGGCGTGTCGGTCCGACGGATCGAGGACATAACCGAGGCCCTTTGGGGCGCCAGGGTAAGCCCTTCGACCGTGAGCGATCTCAATCAGAAGATATACGAACGGATCGAGGCGTGGCGGCAGCGACCCCTGCGAAGCCGCTACGTCTACGCGTTTATGGACGGGCTGTGGCTGAAGCGCTCGTGGGGAGGCGAGATGGAGAACGTGAGCGTGCTTGTCGCCATCGGCGTCAACGAGCATGGCTTCCGCGAGGTGCTCGGCGTGGTCGAGGGGATGAGCGAGTCGAAGGACAGCTGGCTGGAGCTCCTCAAGAACCTCTACTCGCGAGGACTCGAGAAGATAGACCTGACGGTCTCCGACAAGTCCAAGGGGTTTGTCGAAGCGCTTCCCGAGATCTATCCGGCAAGCAAGTGGCAGAGATGCCTCTTCCACTTCCACCGCAACGTGCTAGCTAAGGTCTCGCACAGCAAGAAGGCGACCGCGGCGGCGATGCTCAAGGCGATCCACGCCCAAGAGTCCGCCGAAGCGGCTACCCGCAAGGCGATGGAGGTGGCCGACGCGCTCGAGTCGATGAAGCTTGCCTCCGCGGCTGAAGTTCTTCGCGAAGGCATGGCCGACGTAGCACAGCGAAGATGGGCAACGCGCAGCGTTAGGCGAAGCCCGAACGAAGTGAGTCAAAGCGTCACCTACTACCGGTTCCCCAGGAAGCACCACCGAAGCATACGGACCAAAAACATGCTGGAACGGATAATGAAGGAGATCAGGCGACGAACCCGCGTTGTCGGTTGCTTCCCTGACGGCAAGAGCACGTTGATGCTGGCTTGCGCCAGATTGCGATACGTCGCTTCGAAGTCGTGGTCGGACAGCCGAGTCTGTCCATCTGGACATGAAGCTGCTGGCTGAAGAAAACGAGGAGAAGAGCGCCTGAAGCGGCGGCAGCCCCTAGGGGGCTGATTGACATTTAGATACCTTTAACCAATAACGAATACGCCACTGCCTTAAGGTACAGCTACCTTTTTGCGAAAGATTCCGGACACTAACGGCGCCTTTCCGCCGATGAACCGAAAAAAAGGCGCACCTAGCAAAGGTGCGCCCTGAAAACATTGATCTAACTCGCTCTAGCGCCGACGACGATGAACAATTGAGATCCCAGCCAGCGCTAGACCAAGGAGAGCTAGTGTCGCTCCTGAATCTGGAACCTCAAATGCTACTAGGCCGAAGTCCGAGTTATTAGCTTCATTGCTGTTGTCGACCGGCTCTAAGAGAAGAGAGGAAATAGCAAGGCTACCGAAAGGATTTACGATCTTGAATACTCCACCTCCTCCATAGGTTGTTGAGAATGGCGCCATTACTGGAACCACAACACCTCCGTTGCTCCATACAGCTGTGTCCTCTCCTGTGATCGAAA
Protein-coding regions in this window:
- a CDS encoding IS256 family transposase, whose protein sequence is MEDTNGKTVNETITAEGSASSEVVKIDFGNLKKDLGGFVRGTVEEAINGLLDAEADQICNAKRYERSDERSAHRNGHYERKLHTGAGEVKLKVPKLRGASFETQIIERYRRRESSVEESLVEMYLAGVSVRRIEDITEALWGARVSPSTVSDLNQKIYERIEAWRQRPLRSRYVYAFMDGLWLKRSWGGEMENVSVLVAIGVNEHGFREVLGVVEGMSESKDSWLELLKNLYSRGLEKIDLTVSDKSKGFVEALPEIYPASKWQRCLFHFHRNVLAKVSHSKKATAAAMLKAIHAQESAEAATRKAMEVADALESMKLASAAEVLREGMADVAQRRWATRSVRRSPNEVSQSVTYYRFPRKHHRSIRTKNMLERIMKEIRRRTRVVGCFPDGKSTLMLACARLRYVASKSWSDSRVCPSGHEAAG